Genomic DNA from Aquisalimonas asiatica:
GACTGGCCGAGCCGAGCCGGCTGCGGGCCTGCTCCAGAGCCGTGAAACGCAGGCGTTGGCCGGTGCGCCAGGCCTGGTCCAGGCGTACTCCGAGCTCCTTCAGCCGCTGCCCGTGCTCGCGCAGCCGCCTGCCCGGGTGCTGTTGCTGCAAGCGCTTGAGCAGGTGGTCCAGACGCTGCGCCTCCTGCTGCTGACGTCGCTCCTGCACGAACTGCAGCCGCTCGGCCGCGGTTTCGAACTGGCGCATCCAGGCTGCGCTGTCAGGGCTCAGCAGTTCCGCGGCGGCCGAGGGCGTCGGTGCCCGCCGGTCCGCAACCAGGTCGGCAATGGTCACGTCGACCTCGTGGCCCACGGCACTGACCACCGGAAGGGGGCAATCGGCAATCGCACGGGCAAGCGCTTCATCGTTGAATGACCACAGATCCTCCAGCGATCCGCCACCACGGGTGAGCAGCAGCACATCCACCTCGGCGCGCTCCACGGCGTGGGCGAGCATGGCGCGGATCGCCTGGGCGGCTTCTTTCCCCTGCACGGGCACCGGGTAGATCAGCACCGGAATGGCAGGGAAACGGCGCTGCAGCACCTGGAGCACGTCACGGACGGCGGCGCCGCTGGGCGAGGTGATCACGCCGATCCGCCGGGGCAGGGTGGGGAGCGCACGCTTGCGGTCCGCCGCGAACAGGCCCTCGGCTTCGAGCTTCTGCCGCAGGGCTTCGAATTGCCGGCGCAGTGCACCATCGCCCGCTTCTTCCATGCTCTCCACGATGAGCTGGTAGTCCCCGCGCGGCTCGTAGAGGCCGATGCGGCCGCGCACGACGACCTGCTGGCCGTTCTCGGGGCGGAAGCGCACCAGCTGGTTGCGGGACCGGAACATGGCGCAGCGGATCTGCGCCCGGTCATCCTTGAGGCTGAAGTAGAGGTGACCCGAGGCGGGACGGGCGAGGTTGGAGAGCTCGCCCTCGACCCAGACGGGCGGCAGCCCCTGCTCCAGCAGTTCCCGCACCTCGCGATTGAGACGCGAGACGGTAATGACAGGGCGGTCGGCGGTGCTGGTCGTGGAGGTGGACGCATTCATGCCGCACAGTCTAACCGGCGCACGGCATCGGGTCATGGTGCGGCATGCGGATATGCCGCTTTACGGTGCACCGCAGCGCTTCCTATAATACTCGGCTATTCCGCGCAAGCTCCACCTCCGCGACAAGGTATCCGCCCATGCGAATCGCCCAGGAAGCCCTGACTTTTGACGATGTCCTTCTTCTCCCGGCGTACTCGGACGTCATGCCCCGGGATGCGGATCTATCGTCGCAATTGACCCGGAGTATCCGGGTCAACATCCCCATCGTCTCCGCGGCCATGGATACCGTCACCGAGGCGGGGCTGGCCATTACGCTTGCGGAACAGGGCGGGCTTGGCATCGTCCACAAGAACATGTCCGTGGAACAGCAGGCGGATCATGTCCGTCGCGTGAAGAAGTTCGAAAGCGGGGTGATCAAGGAACCCATCAGCGTGACGCCGGACACCTCGATCGCCGACGTGCTCGCGCTGACCCGCCAGCACACCATCTCCGGGGTGCCGGTGGTCGACAGCAACGACCGCCTCAGTGGCATCGTGACCAGCCGTGACCTGCGGTTCGAGACACGCACGGATGCCCCCGTCAGCGAGATCATGACGGGCCGTGAACGCCTGGTCACCGTGCGTGAGGGTGCGTCCCGGGAGGAGGTCCTCGACCGCATGCATCGCCACCGCATCGAGAAGGTGCTGGTGGTGGACGACAACTTCCGGCTGCGGGGCCTGATCACTGTCAAGGACATCCAGAAGGCCAAGGATTACCCCAACGCGTGCAAGGACGAACACGGGCGCCTGCGTGTCGGGGCTGCCGTGGGTACCGGCGGTGATACGGAGGAGCGCGTCGACGCGCTGTGCCGGGCCGGGGCGGACGTGGTCGTGGTGGATACCGCGCACGGGCACTCCCAGGGCGTGCTGCAGCGTGTGAGCTGGGTCAAGCAGCACTACCCGGAGGTCCAGGTGATCGGTGGCAATATCGCCACCGGCGCTGCCGCCCGGGCACTGGTGGACGCCGGTGTCGATGCTGTCAAAGTCGGCATCGGCCCGGGATCCATCTGCACCACGCGGGTCGTTGCCGGTGTGGGGGTGCCGCAGATCTCCGCCGTGGCCAACGTGGCCGAGGCACTGGAAGGCTCCGGCGTCCCGCTGATCGCCGACGGCGGGGTGCGCTTCTCCGGCGATCTCTCCAAGGCCATCGTTGCCGGTGCGCACGCCGTGATGGTCGGGGGGCTGTTTGCCGGCACCGAGGAAGCGCCGGGCGAGGTCGAGCTGTTCCAGGGGCGGTCCTACAAGTCCTACCGGGGCATGGGCTCGCTGGGGGCCATGGCGCAGGGGTCCAGCGACCGCTACTTCCAGGATCCGTCCGAAGAGGTGGAGAAGCTTGTCCCCGAGGGTATTGAAGGGCGCGTTCCCTACAAGGGCTCCCTGGTTGCCATCGTCCACCAGCTCCTGGGGGGGCTGCGCGCGAGCATGGGTTACACCGGCTGCCACGACATTCACGAGATGCGTACCAAACCCCAGTTCGTGCGCATTACCAATGCCGGGGTGCGCGAGTCCCACGTCCACGACGTGACGATCACCAAGGAAGCGCCGAACTACCGGACGGACTGAACACACAACACCCGCGCGCCGCCGCCCGAGGGCGGCGCTTTTGTTTGCAACACTGCCGTTGGAACCCGACATGCCCCAGGATATTCACGCCGAACGCATTCTGATCCTCGACTTCGGATCCCAGTACACCCAGCTCATCGCCCGTCGCGTGCGCGAGGCCGGCGTCTACTGCGAGATCTATGCCTGTGACTGTGATCCGGCGGCCATCACCGCCTTTGCTCCCAACGGCGTGATTCTCTCCGGTGGCCCGGAATCGGTGACCTTCGGCGAGACGCCGCGCATCCCCGATGCGGTGTTTGCCCTCGACGTGCCGCTGCTGGGCATCTGCTACGGCATGCAGGCCATGGCCGCGCAGCTGGGTGGCACGGTGGAGCCGTCGTCGCACAAGGAGTTCGGCTATGCCCGGGTGCGCGCGCGGGGCCACTCCCGGCTGCTGCGCGACATCGAGGATCACACCACGCCGGAAGGTTACGGCATGCTGGACGTGTGGATGAGCCACGGTGACCGCGTCACGGAACCGCCCCCCGGGTTCAAGCGCATCGCCAGCAACGACAGCGCGCCGGTGGCCGGCATCGGCGACGACGAACGTTGCTGGTACGGCGTGCAGTTCCACCCGGAGGTCACCCACACGCTGCAGGGCCAGCG
This window encodes:
- the xseA gene encoding exodeoxyribonuclease VII large subunit yields the protein MNASTSTTSTADRPVITVSRLNREVRELLEQGLPPVWVEGELSNLARPASGHLYFSLKDDRAQIRCAMFRSRNQLVRFRPENGQQVVVRGRIGLYEPRGDYQLIVESMEEAGDGALRRQFEALRQKLEAEGLFAADRKRALPTLPRRIGVITSPSGAAVRDVLQVLQRRFPAIPVLIYPVPVQGKEAAQAIRAMLAHAVERAEVDVLLLTRGGGSLEDLWSFNDEALARAIADCPLPVVSAVGHEVDVTIADLVADRRAPTPSAAAELLSPDSAAWMRQFETAAERLQFVQERRQQQEAQRLDHLLKRLQQQHPGRRLREHGQRLKELGVRLDQAWRTGQRLRFTALEQARSRLGSASPGRDIIRGRERTDDLKRRLNAAQHHLLERSRERLGAVTRTLETVSPLATVSRGYAIVQRPDDGAVIRNAKDLNPGDPFTARLAQGRIHGRVERVHDEENWT
- the guaB gene encoding IMP dehydrogenase, encoding MRIAQEALTFDDVLLLPAYSDVMPRDADLSSQLTRSIRVNIPIVSAAMDTVTEAGLAITLAEQGGLGIVHKNMSVEQQADHVRRVKKFESGVIKEPISVTPDTSIADVLALTRQHTISGVPVVDSNDRLSGIVTSRDLRFETRTDAPVSEIMTGRERLVTVREGASREEVLDRMHRHRIEKVLVVDDNFRLRGLITVKDIQKAKDYPNACKDEHGRLRVGAAVGTGGDTEERVDALCRAGADVVVVDTAHGHSQGVLQRVSWVKQHYPEVQVIGGNIATGAAARALVDAGVDAVKVGIGPGSICTTRVVAGVGVPQISAVANVAEALEGSGVPLIADGGVRFSGDLSKAIVAGAHAVMVGGLFAGTEEAPGEVELFQGRSYKSYRGMGSLGAMAQGSSDRYFQDPSEEVEKLVPEGIEGRVPYKGSLVAIVHQLLGGLRASMGYTGCHDIHEMRTKPQFVRITNAGVRESHVHDVTITKEAPNYRTD